The stretch of DNA GCTTTTGAGCTTGCTGTTTTACTAAAGCTAAACGACGTTGAACTTCTTCTTGAACCGCTTGCGCTCTTCGAAGTACGCTATTGCGGGCTTCTTCAACTTGATCGATAATGCGATTGGCATCGGCTTCTGAGATATCCTCGCGGGAACTCAAGACAGCAACTAATGTTTCGCGGTCAAATTGACTTAAGCGGTTCTGTAGTGCTTCAAATCCTGCTTGTGGATCGTCAAACACTTTTTGGAAGTCGGCTTTGATACCTTCGTAGTTAAGCTCAGGACGTTCTAGCGAATTGAGATAATCCCGAATTTTACCGAATGCTCCATCAATCGTAGATTGCACCGTTTGTTGGACTTTTTGCACTTGCTCAACAAGTTGATTGCGGACAGATTCTATTTGATCTACAATTTGGTTTGCTTCTTCTTCGGAAATGTCTTCGCGTTGAGCTAATAAAGCAACGAGCGTTTCTCGGTCAAATTGCTGCAAGCGATCGCCAATATTGCCTAAACCGGCACGCGGATCGTTGAGCAATACCTGTAAATCGCGTTTAATGCCTTCGGGATTGAGTTCTTCTTTGTTGGTATTTTTGAGGTAGCTTTCTATACTCGCTCCAAAATCTTGCGCTTGCTTTTGCGCGCGGCTTGCTAAACGACGCGGTGCTTTGACAATGTTGCGGATACCTTCTTGTACTCTGTCAATTGCTTGATTAATTTGTTCTTCGCTCAAGTCTTCGCGTTGACTTAGCAATTTCACTAAGGTTTCGCGATCAAATTGCGAGAGGCGATCGCGTAATGCTAAAGCACCTTCTCGCGGATCGTCAAGTAATTTTGTCAAATCGCGCTGAATACCTTCAGGGTCAAGTTCTTCTAAATTGGTATTGCGTAGATATTCAGCAAGTTTTGCGGTTGTTTGCTCGTACTGTTCTTTGGCTTTCTCTGCGGCTTTTTGCGGTGCTTGTAGAATGCTCTTGCGTACCGATTCAATTTGATCAATTGTTTGATTAATTTGCTCTTCGCTTAAGTCACCGCGCTGCGACAGCAATTGTACGAGTGTATCGCGGTCAAACTGCGATAACCTCGCTCTTAATGCACTTAATCCGGCTTGCGGATCTTCTACAAGTTTTTGAAAATCCCGTTTGATTCCTTCTGGATTTAATTCTTCCTTGTTAGTATTGCGTAGGTAATCTTCAACTTTTTGCCGTACTTCATCAGCTTTGGCTTGCGCTTGTTCTTGTGCTTCTTTGGCGCTATTGAGAACTGCGTCGCGGGTGCTTTCGAGTTGACCTACGATATTATTTGCTTCTTCCTCGCTAATATCGTCGCGTTGTTTGAGCAGTTGTACTAAAGTATCGCGGTCAAATTGCTTGAGGCGATCGCTCAAAGCTTCAAATCCAGCTTCAGGATCTTCTAACAAGGTTTTGAACTCTTTCTCAATTCCTTCCGGATTGAGTTCTTCTTTACCTGTGGAACGTAAGTAATTCTCTACGCGCGATCGCAGATCTTGCGATTGTTCTTGTGACTCAGATTGTTGGACTGTATTGAGTACTTCTTGACGAATACTTTCTAGCTGTTCAGCAATATCATTAATTTGAGATTCGAGCAAATCTCCACGTTGTTGCAGCTTTTGTACGACATAATCGCGATTAATTTGTTCTAACTCGCGGCGTACTTTTCCTGGTGCAGCTTCTGGGTCGTAAATAACATCTTTGAATTCTTGTTTAATTGTTTCGCGATTTAAATGCCATGCATAAGAATTCAGCAAGTAGTTATCTAAATCGCTACGAATTGGACTGAAGGCTTGAGGCGCTTTGTCTGCAACGTCACTGCCAGCTTCTTTTGCTTTGTCTGCAACATCACTGCCAGCTTCTTTTGCTTTGTCTGCAACGTCACTGCCAGCTTCTTTTGCTTTGTCTGCAACGTCACTGCCAGCTTCTTTTGCTTTGTCTATTGTTTGACCAATTACTTTCTGCAACTGTGCTGAAATGTTCTCGACATCGACATCTGATAAATCCGCTCTATCAACTAACTTGCTAATCAGAGTTTGCACCCCCGATTGCAGAACTTGACTCACTCCCCCACCTTGCTTACCTTGCGCCGAACTAACGAGTTGTTGCAGTGTACTTGCTAAATCACTGGATTTTAGCTGTTCTGCAGTAGAGTTCTGTACTAAATCGAGTAATTGATTTTGCAGATTTTGATTGCCTTTTTGCTGACCGACAGTATTCTTCCAAACATTTTCTAGTTGATCGGCGATCGCGTTGATATCTTTTTTCGATAAATCCGTGCGACTACTTACTAAATCTACAAAGGTTTGGCGGTCAATATTCTTGAGTAAATCGCTATCTGCAATCGATTGTAAATCTGAATCTTTCAAAATCTTCTGAAACTGATTGCCAATTTCTTTGACGTCTAACTGCGGTAATTGCAAATTTGACAGCGAACTTTGCAACGTTTTTTGAATTGCGCTAGGGTCAAATCCCGAAGTTAATTCTCGACGAACTGCGGCTGTGATTTCTTCAGCAGTCGATACAGCTTGATTTTTCGCTGCATTGGCACCAATTGCAGTAGCTGCAGTTCCCATGATTCCTTGCAATCCAGAAGTTGCCGTGCTTACGACTGAACCGATTAAAGAACCAACAGCTGTAGAACCAAGCCAAACGAGTAGTGAAAAGAAGGTTGCCCAGATGACAACGCCAATAATTGCACCGAGTGCAGAACTTTCAACTAAGCTCAACTTAACTGCCAGAAAACAAGCTACAAACAAGGCAACAGTAACTGTAACTAAAGTCCAAAGTCCTACTGCACCTCCTATTTTGCGCATCCCACCTAAGTCTGATTCGTCTGAATCTGTACCTCCTCCTAACGAAGAAATTCCAAACGCTACAGAAAAGTTTGTAAGTAGTAGCTGAAATGCAAATGCCATAACGACACCTGCTACCAATGCAACTAAGAATTGCGGACCAGAAAACATGACAGATGCTTCTTCTGGAGTCAAAATCTCCTCTGTTACTATTGGTATCTGTGCTAGTCCTAATTGAGTTATTTCCCTTGCGATTCCAAGCGCTGCACTTTGAAGCATATTGTTTACCTCATCAAAAAATCGACGCACCCAACGTACAGATATAGCGTCGCTAGCATATTAGTAGTATGCAGATTTATAGATTGCCAAAATTCAATAATTAAATCATCTCTCTCAAGTTTGACAATATAAAAGTTGTATCTACAAACTTAGATAGAATTAGAAATGATCGGAAGTATTAATAAATTGTTTAATCTAGAAACTCTGGTCAAAAATTCTCAAAGATTCGATAAGAAATACAGCTTAATATTCAAAACCTTTAATAATAACTAACTGTTAGTAATAGTTTAGCTCTTGCTCAACTGTTTCTTTATTAATTTAAGTATTTAGAGATTTTTGTTAATTCACTAATAATATAACTACAGTTTTAAATTTTAATTAATTTTAAGTTAAGTTAAGATATGTTGTGGCGAAGGTCATTATAGTTAAGTAGTACAAAAGTTCGATTCTGTTACGACGTGATTAGCCATAAGCGAATAGCGACTTAAACTAGACGCTTATGGTTCTAACTTAGTTAGCAGTTTTTACCTATTCACTAGCCTTGGCGAGCACCTAAAAGGTATCGTGGCTGGCGATCGCATTCTTAATTTTATCCAAGACATCATCCACCGGCATCACTCCTAACTCACCCGCAGCCCGCGTGCGAATACTCAAGCTATTTGCTTCAACTTCCTTCGCACCGACAACCGCCATAACAGGAATTTTTTCTTTTTCAGCATTGCGAATCAGTTTCCCAAGGCGTTCATTACTTTTATCGGCTTCCGCGCGAATACCCGCAGCGCGCATTTTCGCTGCGACAGCAATCGCGAAGTCGCGTTGTGCTTCGCCAACTGGTAATAACCGCACTTGCACTGGTGCTAACCACAGTGGAAAATCTCCTGCGTACTCTTCAATCAAAATTCCGATTAATCGTTCCAACGAACCGAAAGGCGCGCGATGGATCATCACTGGGCGCTTGCGCGTACCATCTTCAGCGACGTACTCTAAATCAAAGCGTTCGGGCAAGTTGTAATCAACTTGTACTGTACCAAGTTGCCATTCACGTTCTAGCGCGTCTTTGACAATAAAATCAAGCTTAGGACCATAAAATGCAGCTTCTCCCACGCCTTCAAAATGATCCATTCCTAAGGTTTCTACCGCGCGGCGAATTGCATTTTCAGCTTTGTTCCACGCATCATCAGAACCAATGTATTTATCTGAATTTGGATCGCGAAAACTCAGTCGGGCTTTAAAGTTTTGGTCGAGTCGTAAGCTCTTAATTACCGATAAAATGAGATCGACCACATTGAGAAATTCGCTATCTAACTGTTCTGGCGTGACAAACAAGTGCGCGTCATCTTGCGTAAAACCGCGTACCCGCGTTAGCCCGCCGAGTTCACCTGATTGTTCGTAGCGATACACTGTACCAAATTCTGCTAGACGCATAGGTAGTTCGCGGTACGAACGTAACTCGCTTTTATATATTTGGATGTGGAAGGGACAGTTCATGGCTTTTAACACAAAGCCTTCTTCTTCCTTCTCACCCATCATCGGAAACAGATCGTCTTTGTATTTTTGCCAGTGACCTGATATTTTAAACAGTTCTACCCGCCCAATGTGTGGCGTGACAACAGGTTGATAGCCTCGGTTGATTTGTTCTTGTTTGAGAAAGTCTTCTAAAACACTGCGTAGAATTGTTCCCTTAGGCGTCCACAATGGTAAACCAGGACCAACTTCATCGCTAAAAACGAAGAGTCCCAATTCTTTCCCTAACTTACGATGATCGCGTCGTAGTGCTTCTTCCTTACGGCGTTTGTACTCAGCAAGTTGTTCTGGAGTTTCCCACGCTGTAGCATAAATCCGTTGTAACTGTGCTTTGGTTTCGTCGCCGCGCCAGTATGCTCCAGCAACGCTTTCTAGTTCAATTGCTTTGGGGTTGAGTTCGCTCGTATTTTCAACGTGGGGACCTGCGCACAAATCCCACCACTCGTCTCCTAGGTGATATATCGTAATTGGTTCTTGCTTGATATCTGCAAGAATTTCTAATTTATACGGTTCGTTAATTGCTTTAATTCTACGTTCAGCTTCTTCGCGGCTGACTTCTTCGCGAATGACAGGCAATTTGCGATTGATGATTTTTACCATCTCTTTTTGGATGGCTTTTAAGTCTTTTTCGGTAAATGGTTCTGGATTGTCAAAGTCATAATAAAATCCATTTTCGATCCAAGGACCGATCGTCACTTGCGCCTTAGGAAACAACTTCTGTACTGCCATCGCCATGACGTGAGACGCAGTATGGCGGATTTTTTTTAAAGTCTCCGATTCACTCGTACGCGGCAATTGTACCTGAGGTTGCTGCTGTGCGGGAGATTGAGGGGCAGATATTTGTTGAACCATTGGCGGTAACTAACTTAAGCGATCGCAATTATCACTGCTTCTATCTTATCGGTACTTCTTTGCATCTCGCAGCAATTTGGGAATTAAGGTTTCGCCAACTGGGGGTTGTTGGGTAGATCGGCTAGAGAGAACAGTAGCATTTTCGTCTTTCCCGCTAGCCACTAGCCACTTTCTCTTCCAAATTACATCTGTTGGCGTAATGTGAACAATTGTAAATAAAGTTAAGATTAAGAAATAGGAGAGTAATTTAAGGTTTGCTTTATGCTTAACTCCAATCTACCGGAGCCTGAATTGCTCAAAACGATATTGCAACCCCTACTTGAGGATTTTCAGTATTGGTTTGAGCGATCGCGTCACCTTCTAGAAACCGAAAAAATTAGTTTTTTGGATAAGCAGCAACAGTCTGACTTGCTTGAGCGCGTTAAGCAAGCACAGCAGGAGGTAAACTCAGCTCAAATGTTGTTTCAAGTAACAGGGGGACAAGTTGG from Chroococcidiopsis sp. TS-821 encodes:
- the thrS gene encoding threonine--tRNA ligase — encoded protein: MVQQISAPQSPAQQQPQVQLPRTSESETLKKIRHTASHVMAMAVQKLFPKAQVTIGPWIENGFYYDFDNPEPFTEKDLKAIQKEMVKIINRKLPVIREEVSREEAERRIKAINEPYKLEILADIKQEPITIYHLGDEWWDLCAGPHVENTSELNPKAIELESVAGAYWRGDETKAQLQRIYATAWETPEQLAEYKRRKEEALRRDHRKLGKELGLFVFSDEVGPGLPLWTPKGTILRSVLEDFLKQEQINRGYQPVVTPHIGRVELFKISGHWQKYKDDLFPMMGEKEEEGFVLKAMNCPFHIQIYKSELRSYRELPMRLAEFGTVYRYEQSGELGGLTRVRGFTQDDAHLFVTPEQLDSEFLNVVDLILSVIKSLRLDQNFKARLSFRDPNSDKYIGSDDAWNKAENAIRRAVETLGMDHFEGVGEAAFYGPKLDFIVKDALEREWQLGTVQVDYNLPERFDLEYVAEDGTRKRPVMIHRAPFGSLERLIGILIEEYAGDFPLWLAPVQVRLLPVGEAQRDFAIAVAAKMRAAGIRAEADKSNERLGKLIRNAEKEKIPVMAVVGAKEVEANSLSIRTRAAGELGVMPVDDVLDKIKNAIASHDTF
- a CDS encoding DUF2605 domain-containing protein, which encodes MLNSNLPEPELLKTILQPLLEDFQYWFERSRHLLETEKISFLDKQQQSDLLERVKQAQQEVNSAQMLFQVTGGQVGIDMAAIMPWHHLLTECWKVGMRFRSMQSPQSEGI